From a single Desulfobacterales bacterium genomic region:
- a CDS encoding deoxyguanosinetriphosphate triphosphohydrolase, whose amino-acid sequence MSIRTEYEQRQGLYLSPYACPCTASKGRLRPEKECPIRNPFHRDRNRIVYSKAFRRLKHKTQVFLAPMGDHYRTRLTHTLEVSEIGRTLARALRLNEDLVEAVSLGHDLGHTPFGHAGETVLNELIPGGFSHFEQSLRVVDFLENNGAGLNLTFEVRNGIAKHSKGYGEVVPRGRQNMPDTAEGCLVRYADIIAYLSHDLDDAIASRVIRARDIPDICIRVLGDKHSRRVMNMIQGLLDGTRPENGELVFNFRDDIAEAIQELRNFQYHKVYRAPQVHNEFEKGRKVLREIFFYCLENAPFLEKKMGGFARSSSRERRIGDFIASMTDRYALSLYRQIFEPRSLV is encoded by the coding sequence ATGAGCATCCGGACGGAATATGAACAGAGACAGGGGCTGTATCTCTCACCCTATGCCTGCCCCTGCACGGCAAGCAAGGGCCGGCTGCGGCCGGAGAAGGAATGTCCCATCCGCAATCCCTTTCACCGGGACCGCAACCGGATCGTCTATTCCAAGGCCTTCCGGCGCTTAAAGCACAAGACCCAGGTCTTTCTCGCCCCCATGGGCGACCACTACCGCACCCGGCTGACCCATACCCTGGAGGTGTCGGAGATCGGCCGCACCCTGGCCCGGGCCCTGCGCCTGAACGAGGACCTGGTCGAGGCTGTCTCCCTGGGGCACGATCTCGGCCACACCCCCTTTGGCCACGCCGGCGAGACGGTATTGAACGAGTTGATCCCGGGCGGATTCTCCCATTTCGAGCAGAGCCTGCGGGTGGTTGATTTCCTGGAGAACAATGGCGCCGGTCTCAACCTCACCTTCGAGGTACGCAACGGCATCGCCAAACACTCCAAGGGATACGGCGAGGTGGTCCCCAGGGGCCGGCAGAACATGCCCGACACGGCCGAGGGCTGCCTGGTCCGCTATGCCGATATCATCGCCTACCTGAGTCACGACCTGGACGATGCCATTGCCAGCCGGGTGATCCGGGCCCGCGACATCCCGGACATCTGTATCAGGGTGCTCGGCGACAAACATTCCCGGCGGGTGATGAACATGATCCAGGGACTGCTCGACGGCACCCGGCCCGAAAACGGCGAACTGGTCTTCAACTTCCGTGACGATATCGCCGAGGCGATCCAGGAGTTGCGCAACTTCCAGTACCACAAGGTGTACCGCGCCCCGCAGGTGCACAACGAGTTTGAAAAGGGCCGCAAGGTACTGCGGGAGATATTCTTCTACTGCCTGGAAAACGCGCCGTTCCTGGAAAAAAAGATGGGCGGTTTTGCCCGAAGCAGCTCAAGGGAGCGGCGGATCGGCGATTTTATCGCCAGCATGACCGACCGCTATGCCCTGTCCCTTTACCGGCAGATCTTCGAGCCCAGGTCCCTGGTCTGA
- a CDS encoding nitroreductase family protein: MNPKLQFIYARRSVRKYLDKEIPEAMLIDLLTAGMAAPSAVARDPWHFVVVRQQETLDQLAAILPNGRMLKQAGAALVVSGDITRAHDQQESYLLQDVSAAVENILLAATALGLGSCWLGVHPRQERMDSIRNLFKLPPEIIPVCGISLGWPAEELPARTRFNPERVHREAWYG, encoded by the coding sequence ATGAACCCGAAGCTACAGTTTATCTATGCCCGGCGCAGCGTTCGCAAGTATCTGGATAAGGAGATTCCCGAGGCGATGCTGATCGACCTGCTCACCGCCGGGATGGCGGCGCCGTCAGCCGTGGCCCGCGATCCCTGGCATTTTGTCGTGGTCCGGCAGCAAGAGACCCTGGACCAACTGGCCGCTATCCTGCCCAACGGCCGGATGCTCAAGCAGGCCGGGGCCGCCCTGGTCGTGTCCGGCGATATCACCCGGGCCCATGACCAGCAGGAGTCCTATCTGCTTCAGGATGTCAGTGCCGCGGTGGAGAATATCCTCCTGGCCGCCACTGCCCTTGGCCTTGGTTCCTGCTGGCTCGGGGTCCATCCCCGCCAGGAGCGGATGGATAGCATCCGGAACCTTTTTAAACTGCCCCCGGAGATCATCCCGGTCTGCGGTATATCCCTGGGCTGGCCGGCCGAGGAGTTGCCGGCCCGCACCCGCTTCAACCCGGAGCGGGTGCATCGGGAAGCGTGGTATGGCTAG
- a CDS encoding methyltransferase domain-containing protein, with protein sequence MKHKRHDAVRNEYAKLAAQYDSRWAFYVEATNRETLRRLKNLPNNRVLDIGCGTGTLLRELAKEVPAGNLAGIDLCPEMLAVARSKLGSSVKLYESPVENIPFPDCHFDLVVSANAFHYFGSPEKALSEMFRVLQSGGHLVITDWCDDFIACRICDLFLRLIDKAHSPIYGTRECNILLSEAGFEVIALEKYKINWLWGLMSAIASKPRTG encoded by the coding sequence ATGAAACACAAGCGGCACGATGCTGTTCGAAATGAGTATGCAAAACTTGCGGCTCAATATGACAGCCGCTGGGCCTTCTACGTGGAGGCAACAAACCGGGAGACATTACGGCGCCTCAAAAACCTCCCGAATAATCGCGTCCTGGACATCGGCTGTGGAACAGGTACACTTCTGCGGGAACTTGCGAAGGAGGTTCCAGCGGGGAATCTCGCTGGAATCGACCTCTGTCCGGAGATGCTTGCCGTGGCGCGATCAAAGCTTGGCAGTTCAGTGAAACTGTATGAGTCCCCGGTTGAGAACATCCCTTTCCCGGATTGCCACTTTGACCTGGTCGTGTCGGCAAACGCGTTTCACTACTTCGGAAGCCCGGAGAAAGCACTCAGCGAAATGTTCCGTGTGCTGCAATCAGGAGGGCACCTTGTCATCACCGACTGGTGCGACGATTTCATTGCCTGCCGCATCTGTGATCTCTTTCTACGCTTGATCGACAAAGCGCACTCGCCGATATATGGAACCCGGGAATGCAATATTCTGTTATCCGAGGCTGGATTCGAGGTGATAGCGTTGGAGAAATACAAAATCAACTGGCTATGGGGCCTGATGAGCGCAATCGCTTCCAAGCCACGGACCGGATGA
- a CDS encoding tetratricopeptide repeat protein, with the protein MKKNLCVSIAVFLFLFIFLPCGPVFSASPDPRPPELSIQAKKNLRAGIEQYKQENYEEAAQILEQVRVMVPASTSAAFFLGLTYKQMQDYPRAVKNLRDAVTLTPRIKEALVELVEVLYRLPEPENLVEAEKWLQVAEQVKIFPAKTAFLKGLVLLKGNKSRAAITAFEKAKTLDQSLTQSAEIQIALAYVKEKNLKTARQRLKAAIVLDPQSDLAGFARRYQDVVEKRLELEKPLRTTVSLFAQYNDNLLSKPNEPERYYGIIDDASSRTFVGSLRLDYVPLLPGPWIFSGQYAFSGSLNTEHHSTHDSVSNSFTVTPGYNFGRYSLSLMANYNYFMLRTNTDKIPKRYMSHTRIGPLFRIIVTKTQILELFSGYNHKKYYRPPVSANEDRNADGLSAYASWIWLYKENGLVNLRYEYTDENTDGPWWTYKGHSFSASATVPLRDRLSLQLSIIYFRQNFDYPTTDFDLIAGTRTDKIRKDKTFSGSVGLTWSLDKNTSLIFQYSRTRVDSNIGRNDYQRNLYNVGIEYRF; encoded by the coding sequence ATGAAAAAAAACCTGTGCGTGAGTATTGCTGTTTTTTTATTCCTTTTCATATTCCTGCCCTGCGGTCCCGTGTTCTCGGCATCCCCGGATCCAAGACCGCCCGAGTTGTCGATCCAGGCCAAAAAAAACCTGCGGGCCGGCATCGAACAGTATAAACAGGAGAACTACGAAGAGGCCGCCCAGATCCTGGAACAGGTCCGCGTAATGGTCCCGGCCTCGACCTCTGCGGCATTCTTCCTGGGCCTGACCTACAAGCAGATGCAGGACTATCCAAGGGCGGTAAAAAACTTGAGGGATGCGGTAACCCTCACCCCCCGGATCAAGGAAGCCCTGGTGGAACTGGTCGAGGTCCTGTACAGGTTGCCGGAGCCGGAAAACCTGGTTGAGGCCGAAAAATGGCTGCAGGTGGCTGAGCAGGTCAAGATCTTCCCGGCCAAGACAGCATTTCTCAAGGGCCTGGTCCTGCTCAAGGGAAACAAAAGCCGGGCGGCGATCACCGCCTTTGAAAAGGCAAAAACCCTTGATCAATCCCTCACCCAGTCGGCCGAGATCCAGATAGCCTTGGCCTATGTCAAAGAAAAAAACCTGAAGACTGCCCGGCAGCGGCTCAAGGCGGCGATTGTCCTGGACCCGCAGTCCGACCTGGCCGGTTTCGCCCGCCGCTACCAGGATGTGGTGGAGAAGAGGCTGGAGCTTGAAAAACCGCTCCGAACCACGGTAAGCCTTTTTGCCCAGTATAATGACAACCTGCTGTCCAAGCCCAACGAGCCGGAGCGCTACTACGGGATAATCGATGACGCATCCAGCCGGACCTTTGTCGGCTCCCTGCGGCTGGACTATGTCCCCCTGCTGCCTGGTCCCTGGATTTTCAGCGGCCAGTATGCCTTTTCCGGCAGCCTGAATACCGAACACCACTCGACCCACGATTCGGTTAGCAACAGCTTCACCGTAACCCCGGGGTATAATTTCGGCCGCTACTCACTCAGCCTGATGGCAAATTACAACTACTTCATGCTGCGGACAAACACCGACAAGATCCCCAAGCGGTACATGAGCCATACCCGGATCGGGCCCCTGTTCAGAATCATTGTCACCAAGACCCAGATCCTGGAATTATTCAGCGGTTATAACCATAAAAAATACTACCGGCCCCCGGTGAGCGCCAATGAAGACCGGAACGCCGACGGTCTGAGCGCCTATGCCAGTTGGATCTGGCTTTATAAGGAAAACGGTCTTGTAAACTTGAGGTATGAGTATACCGACGAAAACACCGATGGTCCCTGGTGGACCTATAAGGGCCACAGTTTTTCAGCCAGCGCCACGGTACCGTTACGCGACAGGCTGTCCCTGCAGCTCAGTATCATCTACTTCCGGCAGAACTTTGATTACCCGACAACGGATTTTGACCTGATCGCCGGCACCCGGACCGACAAGATAAGAAAAGACAAAACCTTTTCCGGTTCTGTCGGGTTGACCTGGAGTCTTGACAAAAATACCAGTTTGATTTTCCAATATTCGAGAACCCGGGTCGATTCCAATATCGGCAGGAACGACTACCAACGAAATCTTTACAACGTGGGGATCGAGTACCGATTTTAA
- a CDS encoding FecR family protein — protein sequence MKRLLSLSFTSCLALMLLMPLAALAAQIGEFTYIEGRINITTPGQKTRPAHKGDTVEEGDVIRSKTASKAEITFVDANILRIAQQSRVVITKYFESEEKTVATINLTRGRIRNIVKKTGKIFGRLKQNHFEVHTPTTVVGVRGTDFGTSHINGVSSAIFKIGLGYGYNKNMPDRVLNIETGQIMVVRGPDRLPIVRKATPEEFRRSEEETAPSKEGVTKEKVEAEPGDEPKDEPTPEPTPEPTPEPTPEPTPEPVLTPIPEPIPVPVSSPETGATTTTFTSTDVTGLSGFLDSGTVTITRDSTTGVETMTLAAQLPDPTLVTNTQVGTLGGAMSDGSAFDGYLVGSEGSWSGLLTSIYADTGGNVGFQTGILSGTAGNGTLSASGPIYRSAILGNANVTPANLSTTLDPLFFAGIPLPFLSDIEMGALLDSMGVATLNSAIKGLPLTGGGYLGVWNITTEGGFFHNVNAFTSWTSPYGVARTWNSDALYMLGDVTVLDDSPTATSGHTTINGLLRVLTPGYLGTVGFDYRGAYISELYHSAGAGTYYLQPLGFSGDIGGRFRYYDGATFVESAAGLGGLLGGTATTLLSGVDTPVTMMGDYGVSVSSLGLSLMTSRGYIFSGSTTNGGHYQGHMVGLWNNESLDAKVKALYIDPAGNAGYLYGDVTGAYYPDYPMWETDGTLIANQVSTTTVVPAELGNNLDWSSFYGDGGAGAFGAGGALDLAMFDGGQMRINDQDWGIWEGALGGSYSGQTSTDWNLHTGGYFYDNTNTFAGYWFGDIIGSAWGPAGIGGTYAGKVLTSDHLYDLSGDIMGARDSSTATWQAVGSGSFQAAALYLSGEFTDTADGLRRVVSGTLTKSELERWDTLGGEGSGAYDAWYDYSYFIPGTGGNPLFGMTWEDAYDTYTSIGNIYLPDGHRLTIDDGKIGQGADWTVGGIPATTFADYSAPAWPSPTGSAIWERRRYEEDTGANLLTGAGEFTGLLGVTGDIWNSSSAAMTLMGKYAPADSNYTDPAVFRVDISNTSSTTGAMAGYLGGVISPEIGVNGGLYSLYIDPGGNGGILEGPVNGAAYPEIAMWEAPSTTNTINKQQMAAGISTNFASGLDIGLMVGWLRGNFGDTDSYLKSDIGWGGTKSLAGYDDWGVFDMSFGLNNKAYNPLSSNSWTANVGGYAWFGTNNVDFDGDGNLDPDIGMFLIPMTSYMDPATNLTWNNFTGSFLTCTKMGDMVGSVAGTYDDTLGTWQAQAGGYWSNSTPLAFNGLVGGGESIKMLKVNKGSGTVGGNDYGYHYYALKDRAVFGHSTETDSDGHITKTRYSPDGTMEWWQVDADKTTVLFSGEGRWDSSYSSVIEATRNGLSDSITEYWRQNTSHMQAIMGSVDDLWAATSPLPAQTTFIGEYQPEYGKYTPEALFTLEISSYNPYNDKDMILDPASPFAPNGNGAYLGYGAGSSIVGGAGSADYVNELGGEILTAYVDPSGNAGILQGAFNGNILTKKGSGAWSGAGNIYPTELVPAGDQPTPVTVEDMLTPGSGVLHKTYDGRYYLFPDPGTTGIFHRADGTEVLGILTSLQDMDTNWATITGSYKALNLPDTSGAGYNQVVINNGDPWRIGVGTGLFGGTIDTGSWTRNLTGEIDSVTVDLQGQGELPTTENPGWTWEYNSSFTDPDGVKNLRRGIVSGQWNTTTNTIDNAKSAEIWLSLDETLGTAIAGFSFGKLNGTFDPTQGTYELAGLNLIMDINTYLKLQRDQNTTLVELDIPAVQIGETTLSGSNGNITNLTMNDVRFFAYASGAEAQLWATNDIIGTYTGDPTGITVSMTDGALNARFAMQSFTGNTWAAEVIGTGTITRVDSGPIGVSFKGLAGGTFTGTPTTGGGSFTGTGGGGARSGT from the coding sequence ATGAAACGGTTACTGTCCCTCTCTTTCACAAGCTGCCTGGCTCTCATGCTGCTCATGCCGCTGGCGGCCCTGGCCGCCCAGATCGGCGAATTCACCTATATCGAAGGACGGATCAATATTACCACCCCGGGCCAAAAGACCAGACCGGCCCACAAGGGCGATACGGTCGAGGAGGGCGACGTTATCCGGAGCAAGACCGCTTCCAAGGCGGAAATAACCTTTGTTGACGCGAATATTCTCCGGATCGCCCAGCAGTCCCGGGTGGTAATCACGAAATATTTCGAATCGGAAGAAAAAACCGTCGCGACCATTAACCTCACCAGGGGCCGAATTCGGAATATCGTCAAAAAAACCGGTAAGATATTCGGCCGGCTGAAACAGAACCACTTTGAGGTCCACACGCCCACCACGGTCGTCGGGGTCAGGGGTACCGATTTCGGCACCTCTCATATAAACGGGGTCAGCAGCGCCATCTTTAAGATCGGGTTGGGATACGGGTATAACAAGAATATGCCTGATCGGGTCCTGAATATTGAAACAGGCCAGATCATGGTGGTCAGGGGCCCGGACCGGTTACCCATAGTAAGAAAGGCCACTCCTGAAGAATTCCGCCGGAGCGAAGAGGAAACCGCACCGTCCAAGGAGGGTGTAACAAAAGAAAAAGTCGAGGCTGAGCCCGGTGACGAGCCCAAGGATGAGCCTACTCCGGAGCCTACGCCGGAGCCTACTCCGGAGCCGACACCAGAGCCGACACCAGAGCCGGTGCTGACTCCAATACCGGAGCCTATTCCTGTTCCTGTTTCATCCCCCGAGACAGGGGCCACAACCACGACCTTCACCTCCACCGATGTCACCGGGCTCAGCGGTTTTCTCGACTCCGGGACCGTGACAATCACCAGGGATTCCACCACCGGCGTAGAGACCATGACCCTGGCGGCCCAACTCCCGGACCCGACCCTGGTCACCAACACCCAGGTCGGCACCCTGGGAGGCGCCATGAGCGACGGATCGGCCTTTGACGGCTACCTGGTGGGCTCGGAGGGTTCCTGGAGCGGGCTTCTGACCTCCATCTATGCCGATACCGGCGGCAATGTCGGCTTCCAGACCGGCATCCTTTCCGGTACCGCCGGCAACGGCACCCTTTCCGCCAGCGGCCCCATATACCGGTCCGCCATTCTCGGCAATGCCAACGTCACTCCGGCTAATTTAAGCACCACCCTTGATCCGCTCTTTTTTGCCGGGATCCCCCTGCCGTTCCTGAGCGATATTGAAATGGGCGCTTTACTGGATAGCATGGGCGTCGCTACCCTCAACTCGGCGATCAAGGGCCTCCCCTTAACCGGGGGCGGCTACCTGGGGGTCTGGAATATCACCACCGAGGGCGGATTTTTCCATAACGTCAACGCCTTCACCTCCTGGACATCCCCCTACGGCGTTGCACGCACATGGAATTCGGATGCCCTTTATATGTTGGGTGATGTAACGGTTCTTGATGACAGCCCGACGGCCACCAGCGGCCATACCACAATCAACGGTCTGCTGAGGGTCCTGACCCCTGGTTATCTGGGTACCGTGGGTTTTGATTACCGCGGCGCCTATATTTCGGAACTATATCACAGCGCCGGGGCCGGCACCTATTACCTGCAGCCCCTTGGCTTTTCCGGCGACATCGGCGGCCGTTTCAGATACTATGACGGCGCCACTTTTGTCGAGTCCGCCGCTGGCTTGGGCGGCCTGCTGGGCGGCACCGCGACCACCCTGCTCAGCGGCGTCGACACCCCGGTCACCATGATGGGCGACTACGGCGTCTCTGTCTCGAGCCTTGGCCTCTCCTTGATGACATCCCGCGGGTACATTTTTTCAGGCTCGACCACCAACGGAGGACACTACCAGGGCCACATGGTGGGCCTATGGAACAATGAATCCCTTGATGCCAAGGTCAAGGCCCTGTACATCGATCCGGCCGGCAATGCCGGATACCTGTACGGCGATGTAACGGGCGCCTATTATCCGGATTATCCGATGTGGGAAACAGACGGAACCCTGATTGCCAACCAGGTCTCGACCACAACCGTGGTCCCGGCCGAACTGGGCAACAATCTGGACTGGAGCAGCTTCTACGGCGACGGTGGCGCCGGCGCCTTCGGGGCCGGCGGCGCACTCGACCTGGCCATGTTTGACGGTGGCCAAATGAGAATCAATGACCAGGACTGGGGCATCTGGGAAGGCGCCTTGGGCGGCAGCTATTCAGGCCAGACCTCGACCGACTGGAACCTGCATACCGGCGGCTACTTCTACGACAACACCAACACCTTCGCTGGCTACTGGTTCGGCGACATCATCGGCTCCGCCTGGGGCCCGGCCGGCATCGGCGGGACCTATGCGGGCAAGGTCCTGACCAGCGACCACCTGTACGATCTTAGCGGCGATATCATGGGCGCCCGGGACAGCTCCACCGCCACCTGGCAGGCCGTCGGCAGCGGCTCCTTCCAGGCGGCGGCGCTCTATTTAAGCGGCGAGTTCACCGACACCGCCGACGGTCTGCGCCGGGTGGTTTCAGGTACCCTGACCAAAAGCGAGCTGGAACGGTGGGATACCCTGGGCGGGGAAGGCAGCGGCGCCTATGATGCCTGGTATGATTATTCATATTTCATCCCCGGCACGGGCGGCAATCCCCTGTTCGGCATGACCTGGGAGGATGCCTATGATACCTACACCTCTATCGGCAACATCTACCTGCCCGACGGCCACCGCTTGACTATTGATGATGGAAAAATCGGCCAGGGCGCCGACTGGACCGTGGGTGGCATCCCGGCCACAACCTTTGCGGACTATTCAGCCCCTGCCTGGCCGAGTCCTACGGGGAGCGCCATCTGGGAACGCCGCAGGTATGAAGAAGACACCGGCGCCAACCTGCTGACCGGCGCGGGAGAGTTTACCGGCCTGCTGGGCGTTACCGGTGATATCTGGAACTCGTCCTCCGCGGCCATGACCCTGATGGGTAAATACGCGCCTGCTGACTCCAACTATACCGACCCGGCCGTTTTCAGGGTCGATATCAGCAACACGTCTTCCACCACCGGTGCCATGGCCGGTTATCTCGGCGGGGTGATTTCCCCGGAGATCGGGGTCAACGGCGGCCTCTACAGCCTGTATATAGATCCGGGCGGTAACGGCGGCATCCTGGAGGGGCCGGTCAACGGCGCCGCCTACCCGGAAATCGCCATGTGGGAGGCCCCGAGCACAACCAATACCATCAATAAGCAGCAGATGGCTGCCGGCATTAGCACAAACTTTGCGTCCGGTCTCGATATCGGCCTGATGGTCGGCTGGCTGCGCGGTAATTTCGGCGACACTGACTCCTACCTGAAAAGCGACATCGGCTGGGGCGGCACCAAGTCCCTGGCCGGCTATGATGACTGGGGGGTCTTTGATATGAGCTTCGGCCTGAACAACAAGGCATACAATCCCTTGTCGTCAAACTCGTGGACCGCCAATGTTGGCGGATATGCCTGGTTCGGCACCAACAATGTGGACTTTGACGGTGATGGAAATCTTGACCCCGATATCGGCATGTTCCTGATACCGATGACCAGCTACATGGACCCGGCAACCAACTTGACATGGAATAATTTTACCGGCAGCTTTCTTACCTGCACCAAGATGGGCGACATGGTCGGCTCGGTTGCGGGTACCTACGACGACACCCTCGGCACCTGGCAGGCCCAGGCCGGCGGCTACTGGTCAAACAGCACGCCTCTTGCCTTTAACGGTCTTGTCGGAGGCGGAGAGTCCATAAAGATGTTAAAGGTAAACAAGGGCTCCGGCACTGTCGGCGGCAACGACTATGGCTACCACTACTATGCCCTGAAAGACAGGGCCGTGTTCGGTCATTCCACGGAAACGGACAGCGACGGCCATATAACCAAGACCAGGTACAGTCCGGACGGCACCATGGAGTGGTGGCAGGTGGACGCTGACAAGACCACCGTCCTCTTTTCGGGCGAAGGCCGCTGGGATTCCTCCTACAGCTCGGTCATCGAGGCGACCCGCAACGGCCTGTCCGACAGTATTACGGAATACTGGCGGCAGAACACCTCCCATATGCAGGCTATCATGGGCAGTGTGGACGATCTGTGGGCCGCCACGAGTCCGTTGCCGGCCCAGACCACCTTTATCGGCGAATACCAGCCGGAGTACGGCAAATACACCCCCGAGGCGCTGTTCACCTTGGAGATATCCAGCTATAATCCATACAATGACAAGGATATGATCCTGGACCCGGCCTCTCCGTTCGCCCCCAACGGCAACGGCGCCTATCTCGGCTACGGGGCCGGCAGCAGCATAGTCGGCGGCGCGGGCAGCGCCGACTATGTCAACGAACTGGGCGGGGAAATACTGACCGCCTATGTTGACCCGAGCGGCAATGCCGGAATCCTGCAGGGCGCCTTTAACGGCAACATCCTGACCAAGAAAGGTTCCGGCGCCTGGTCAGGCGCCGGCAACATCTATCCCACCGAACTGGTGCCGGCGGGTGACCAGCCAACACCGGTCACGGTGGAGGATATGCTCACCCCGGGCAGCGGGGTCCTGCATAAAACCTATGACGGCAGGTACTACCTTTTTCCCGACCCCGGCACCACTGGTATTTTCCATCGTGCCGACGGCACCGAGGTATTAGGCATTCTGACTTCCCTGCAGGACATGGACACTAACTGGGCTACCATCACGGGCAGCTATAAGGCCTTGAACCTGCCAGACACCAGCGGAGCCGGCTACAACCAGGTGGTGATCAACAACGGTGACCCCTGGCGGATAGGGGTGGGAACCGGCCTGTTCGGCGGCACCATTGACACGGGTTCCTGGACAAGAAACCTGACCGGCGAGATCGACTCCGTAACAGTTGACCTCCAGGGTCAGGGTGAACTGCCGACGACGGAGAATCCGGGTTGGACGTGGGAATATAACAGCAGCTTTACAGACCCGGACGGGGTGAAAAACCTGCGCCGGGGAATAGTCTCCGGTCAATGGAACACCACAACCAATACCATTGACAACGCCAAGTCCGCCGAGATCTGGCTCAGCCTGGATGAAACCCTTGGCACGGCTATTGCCGGTTTCTCGTTCGGCAAGTTGAACGGCACCTTTGACCCGACCCAGGGCACCTATGAGTTGGCCGGGCTGAACCTGATCATGGACATAAACACCTATCTCAAGCTCCAACGGGACCAGAACACCACCCTGGTGGAACTGGACATCCCGGCCGTCCAGATCGGCGAAACCACGCTTTCCGGATCTAACGGCAACATCACCAACCTGACCATGAATGATGTCCGTTTCTTTGCCTATGCCAGCGGCGCGGAAGCGCAGCTCTGGGCCACCAACGATATCATCGGCACCTACACCGGCGATCCCACCGGGATCACGGTTTCCATGACCGACGGCGCTCTGAACGCCCGTTTTGCCATGCAGTCCTTTACGGGCAACACCTGGGCCGCCGAGGTCATAGGTACCGGCACCATCACCAGGGTTGACTCCGGTCCTATCGGTGTCTCCTTCAAGGGCCTTGCGGGCGGGACATTTACCGGCACCCCCACCACCGGCGGCGGCAGTTTCACCGGCACCGGCGGCGGCGGGGCACGCTCTGGGACTTAA